A window of the Loxodonta africana isolate mLoxAfr1 chromosome 3, mLoxAfr1.hap2, whole genome shotgun sequence genome harbors these coding sequences:
- the BCAN gene encoding brevican core protein: MVGGQRKSILRSNSIFPPQVPPPACIMAPLLLPLLAALAQVPVALADTLERDSSEDRAFRVRIAGDAPLHGVLGGALTIPCHVHYLRPPSRRAGLGSPRVKWTFLSRGGEAEVLVARGLRIKVSEAYRFRVALPAYPASLTDVSLALSELRPNDSGIYRCEVQHGIDDSSDAVEVKVKGVVFLYREGSARYAFSFAGAQEACARIGARIATPEQLYAAYLGGYEQCDAGWLSDQTVRYPIQTPREACYGDMDGFPGVRNYGVVDPDDLYDVYCYAEDLNGELFLGAPPEKLTLEEARAYCRERGAKIATTGQLYAAWDGGLDRCSPGWLADGSVRYPIVTPSQRCGGGLPGVKTLFLFPNQTGFPNKHSRFNVYCFRDSAQPSAIPETSNPASDGLEAIVTVTETLEELQLPREAVESESRGAIYSIPIMEDAGGGTSTPEDPAEAPRTLLEFETQSIIPPTGSSEEEGKLLEEEQKYKDEEEKEEGEEEEADVEDEALWAWPSELGSLDPEAPFPTEPALEESLSQASPTARVVLLPGASPHPGRESEAPRPPSVRGPPTETLSTPREEKLASPPPSIPFGVREMGEETGGPELSGVSRGESEETGSSEDALSLLPATRVPEGTRELEAPSEENSGRTAPAGSSVRAQPVLPTDSTSHGGVAVVPSSGDCVPSPCHNGGTCLEEEEGVRCLCLPGYGGDLCDVGLQLCSPGWDAFQGACYKHFSTRRSWEEAETQCRMYGAHLASVSTPEEQDFINNRYREYQWIGLNDRTIEGDFLWSDGVPLLYENWNPGQPDSYFLSGENCVVMVWHDQGQWSDVPCNYHLSYTCKMGLVSCGPPPELPLAQVFGRPRLRYEVDTVLRYQCQEGLAQRNLPLIRCQENGHWEPPQISCVPRRPAQALHPAKAPGGHQERLPGRWKALLTPPSSPTSGPSGARP; this comes from the exons ATGGTAGGGGGCCAGAGGAAGTCTATCTTAAGGTCTAACTCCATCTTTCCTCCTCAGGTCCCTCCACCAGCCTGCATCATGGCGCCACTGCTCCTGCCCCTGCTGGCAGCCCTGGCTCAGGTCCCTGTGGCCTTAGCTGACACCCTGGAAAGGGACAGCTCAG AGGACCGGGCTTTCCGCGTGCGCATTGCCGGCGACGCGCCGCTGCATGGCGTTCTCGGCGGCGCCCTCACCATCCCGTGCCACGTCCACTACCTGCGGCCGCCGAGCCGCCGGGCGGGGCTGGGCTCTCCGCGCGTCAAGTGGACCTTCCTGTCCCGGGGCGGAGAGGCTGAGGTGCTGGTGGCGCGGGGGCTGCGCATCAAGGTGAGCGAGGCCTACCGGTTCCGCGTGGCGCTGCCTGCCTACCCTGCGTCGCTCACCGATGTCTCCCTGGCGCTGAGCGAGCTGCGGCCCAACGACTCTGGCATCTACCGCTGCGAGGTCCAGCATGGCATAGATGACAGCAGCGACGCTGTGGAGGTCAAGGTCAAAG GGGTCGTCTTTCTCTACCGGGAGGGCTCTGCCCGGTATGCCTTCTCCTTCGCTGGGGCCCAGGAGGCCTGTGCCCGCATCGGGGCCCGCATCGCCACCCCAGAGCAGCTCTACGCCGCCTACCTCGGGGGCTATGAGCAGTGTGATGCTGGCTGGCTGTCCGACCAGACCGTGAG GTATCCCATCCAGACCCCACGAGAGGCCTGTTATGGGGACATGGATGGCTTCCCTGGGGTTCGGAACTACGGAGTGGTGGACCCGGATGACCTCTATGATGTCTACTGTTATGCTGAAGACCTAAATG GAGAGCTGTTCCTGGGTGCCCCCCCAGAAAAGCTGACTTTGGAGGAGGCAAGGGCATACTGCCGGGAGCGGGGTGCAAAGATTGCCACTACGGGTCAACTGTATGCAGCCTGGGATGGTGGCCTGGATCGCTGCAGCCCAGGCTGGCTGGCCGACGGCAGTGTGCGCTACCCCATCGTCACACCCAGCCAGCGTTGTGGTGGGGGCCTGCCTGGTGTCAAGaccctcttcctcttccccaaCCAGACCGGCTTCCCCAACAAGCACAGCCGCTTCAATGTCTACTGCTTCCGAG ACTCTGCCCAGCCCTCTGCCATCCCTGAGACCTCCAACCCTGCCTCTGATGGACTGGAGGCCATCGTCACAGTAACGGAGACCCTGGAGGAGCTGCAGCTGCCTCGGGAAGCTGTGGAGAGTGAGTCTCGTGGAGCCATCTACTCCATTCCCATCATGGAGGATGCAGGAGGTGGCACCTCTACTCCTGAAGACCCTGCGGAGGCCCCTAGAACCCTCCTAG AATTCGAAACCCAATCCATTATACCTCCCACGGGGTCCTCAGAAGAGGAAGGCAAGTTGTTAGAGGAAGAACAGAAATACAAGgatgaagaagagaaagaagagggggaggaagaagaggCGGATGTGGAGGACGAGGCCCTGTGGGCCTGGCCAAGCGAGCTTGGCAGCCTGGACCCAGAAGCACCTTTTCCCACGGAGCCTGCCCTGGAGGAGTCGCTGTCCCAGGCATCCCCAACAGCAAGGGTGGTCCTGCTACCTGGTGCATCACCGCATCCTGGTAGAGAGTCAGAGGCTCCCAGGCCTCCAAGCGTCCGTGGGCCACCCACTGAGACCCTGTCCACTCCCAGGGAGGAGAAACTGGCATCCCCACCGCCTTCCATACCATTTGGGGTgagagagatgggggaggagACTGGGGGTCCTGAGCTGTCTGGGGTCTCCCGAggagaaagtgaagagacagGGAGCTCCGAGGATGCCCTTTCCCTGCTTCCAGCTACACGGGTCCCTGAGGGCACCAGGGAGCTGGAGGCCCCCTCTGAAGAAAACTCTGGAAGAACTGCCCCAGCAGGGAGCTCAGTGAGAGCCCAGCCTGTGCTGCCCACTGACAGCACCAGCCATGGTGGAGTGGCCGTGGTCCCCTCATCAG GTGACTGTGTCCCCAGCCCCTGCCACAATGGTGGGACTTGcttggaggaagaggaaggggtCCGCTGCCTGTGCTTGCCTGGCTATGGGGGGGACCTGTGCGATGTTG GCCTTCAGCTCTGCAGCCCCGGCTGGGACGCCTTCCAGGGCGCCTGCTACAAGCACTTTTCCACTCGGAGGAGCTGGGAGGAGGCAGAGACCCAGTGCCGGATGTACGGCGCGCACCTGGCCAGCGTCAGCACGCCCGAGGAGCAGGACTTCATTAACA ATCGATACCGGGAGTACCAGTGGATCGGGCTCAATGACAGGACCATTGAAGGCGACTTCCTGTGGTCGGATGGTGTCCCCCTG CTCTATGAGAACTGGAACCCTGGACAGCCTGACAGCTACTTCCTGTCTGGAGAGAACTGCGTGGTCATGGTGTGGCATGACCAGGGACAGTGGAGCGATGTGCCCTGCAACTACCACCTGTCCTACACCTGCAAGATGGGGCTGG TGTCCTGTGGGCCCCCACCGGAGCTACCCCTGGCTCAAGTGTTTGGCCGCCCACGACTGCGCTATGAGGTGGACACCGTGCTTCGATACCAGTGCCAGGAGGGGCTTGCCCAGCGCAACCTGCCACTGATCCGCTGCCAGGAGAATGGTCACTGGGAGCCTCCCCAGATCTCCTGTGTGCCCCGAAGGCCT GCCCAAGCCCTGCATCCAGCAAAGGCCCCTGGAGGACACCAGGAGCGGCTGCCTGGGCGCTGGAAGGCACTGTTGACTCCCCCTTCCAGCCCCACTTCAGGTCCATCGGGAGCAAGGCCTTGA